TCTCGGGTTTCCAATGTGTTGCCGTTATCTCGATAACGAAGTCTGGAACCTGCGAGGTTTCCGGCTACGTAGGAATTGTCAAAGATTGCTAAAACATGAGCCGCCGGATGCCAGTCGGATTTGGTGGTTACTACATTCACAACTTGAAAACTTTCGCCTCCCGACCAGTCATAGATCGTTGATTGTGAACCATTCTGAGGCATGGTTGTTGGTGCCGAATCGAGATTAAGCAAGTAATTTTTGTGTGCACGCATCTATAATTCCCTTCAATTTTGTTAATCACCTGAAACAAAAGTTAAATAACACTCCGGCATGACACTCACACCGGAGTGGTCGCTTAAGAACTCATTCATCACGAATCAGGGAATACAAACTGGAGAGCCGAAAATAGTGGCAACCATACATGTAATCCCGTAGTAGATTCCTTATAAAGCAACATTTTGGTTGGCATCAGGACACGCAGGAGGCCACGAAGGGCATTGACCTGGTTGTACCGTCGGCGACGGACAGACAGGTGGATGGCTGGCATTGACGCCCACAGGTTGTGCAGGTTGCGTGGTACAGACTGGTGGTGCGGTTGCCTGAACACCGTTATTACTGACGGCGATACAGCTAAAGACCCCAATGCAGTGTCCGCCCAGTGGTTGCGCAGGTTGCGTGGTACAGACTGGTGGTGCGGTTGCCTGAGCGCCGTTGTTACTGACGGCGATACAGCTAAAGACCCCAATGCAGTGTCCGCCCAGTGGTTGCGCAGGTTGTGTGGTACAGACTGGTGGTGCGGTTGCCTGAGCGCCGTTATTACTGACGGCGATACAGCTAAAGACCCCAATGCAGTGTCCACCCAGTGGTTGTGCAGGTTGCGTGGTACAGACTGGTGGTGCGGTTGCCTGAGCGCCATTGCCACTAACGGCGATACAGCTAAAGACCCCAATGCAGTGTCCACCCAGTGGTTGTGCAGGTTGCGTGGTACAGACTGGTGGTGCGGTTGCCTGAGCGCCATTGCCACTAACGGCGATACAACTAAAGACCCCAATACAGTGTCCGCCCAGTGCACCTCCGGCTGCTGCTGGCTTTTGACAGTTCCAGCTCACACCACAATCGGTAACGTGTGTAACGGGAGGCGGACAGTTCCAGCTTACGCCACAATCTGCGGGGGTAGTGACGGGTGGTGGAGTTGCCTGAGCGCCATTGCCACTGACGGCGATACAGCTAAAGAGACCGATACAAGGTGCTCCCAGTGCATGCGCAGGTTGCGTGGCACAGACCGGTGGTGCAGTTGCCTGAGCACCGTTACCACTGTATGCTAAACAACTTATTCCGGTGCATGTGTTTGGATTGTTATGACTGGCAACCAGACAGCTTTGGCCTTGGTGACATCCACTGTTAAACAAACATGAAGAAATGTGACAGCCCGGAGAAGGTCCCTGACCTCCTTCAAGCTCAACTCCGATAGGACAAATGGGAGAAACACTCGATCCTGGAACACCAGCATTACATTGCACGGTACTCACAGGAGGACCACCGTGAGCACATGCAGGTGGATATGAAGCACCCGTTACTTGGGTCGCCTCATAATTTGCTCTGAGTTGATTCGAGATCAACTCAGCAGGCGTCGGTTGAGAACACATACAATACTCCTTTCGATCAAATACAGATAATCTCTTGCTGAACGATTCAGCAAAACAAAGGAAAGCCGGTAAAGCCGGATTTTATTTTTCCATTTTCTTTGAAGTTTTAGTTTCCGAATTTTTCACCACATCATCCACAGCCGACGTGGTATTCCCAGAAACCTGGTCTTTCCCAAAGCCAAATTGCCCGGTATCGACAAAGTTCATGCTGAGGAGAGACCACCAGTCAGTAGCGATTCCGCTCAGGATGTATTTGTAAGGAAGCCATCCATAGCCGTTCTCTCCCCACTGGTTTCCCCAAGAATTCCGAATCAGGATGGCTCCGGTTGTTGTCTCACCAGTTGCAGTGTTTGTGATTTGCATCTGATCGTCATATCCAGCAGCCACGATGGCATGTCCACCGGCGATCGGATCGGTGCTATCTGGACCAGGAAAAGGAATTTTTCCGTCTTTGAACGCTTGAGAAATACTGCTATGAACATGAAATCCAAACATCGCAGGTAACTGGGCGAATAGCTGTGATTTGATCAGTTGTAAGACATCAGCCTGACTTCGTCCTGGCGGGTCATACCGATAGAAAGCCACCGCCTGATAAGTCGTTGCAAAGGAGTAACAGAACGCATTCGGTTCTGCATTCACCAGTTCCGTGTTGAACGGCCAATATTGCTCAGGGGGCACACCGAAAAAAGTCAAAGCCTGAAATGTCGTTCTATTGTAGGCACCTTTATCTTCAGGCTGGAAAAGTAAATTTCTGCTTGCCTTATAAAGAAACAAACGCGATGGAGAGACAATCTTATTATACGATTTCTTTTCGAAGTACATCACCAGTCCACAGGCGGCATTGGCCGTGCAGGAATTCGTCTTGAGTTGATTATAAACTGGTGGGAAATGTTGGCGAAGATCGACCTGATTTGGGAGGTCAGAGGAATCCAGACCACTGGGTTTAGTATATTTGATGCCCGCTTTACCAAGCATCTGCTTGACTGAATTTGTCTCAGGAGTCGCATCGCTCTTACTGGATATGTCAGGAACCCAACCGAGTCCCTGCATCATAAACGGAACTTGCGGCGTGGAACTACTGGATTCATCCGTTGCATGAGTGGAATCGTCTTCAGGAATCCATCCTAGTGCTGTGTCGTTTGGCATCAGTCTCCTCCTTATAGATATGGTGAGAAATCAGCAACCACTTCTAATTCAAAAAAATGTGTTTCAAAAGACAAAACATCACAGTCGTGGTTACCAACAAGGGCAAAGTGCGCTCCATAAAAAATGGACAACAGGAAAAATTCGAAAACAGAATTGACTTATAAAGAAAACACTTTCAATCTAAAGCTCCTCCACGCTCGTGGAACGGTTTCTGATGGAAGAGTCGAGACCATCATTTATGTAAAATCTGCCTGAAGTGAATTCTGAAGAAGGCTACTTTGTGATGGTCTCGAGGAGCTCAGACGATCTACCAACTCACCAAAACGATTTCAAAACTTTTGCAAGTCTCAAACGCACATGCTTTCCCTGATAGAACAATTTTTGAGAGATCTACCAAGCACAATTTCAACTCAGCTTTGGCCATATCGTTGCCTCCGGATAACATCACGCATGGATGTTCTTTCGAGATTGTTCCAGTCGCGATTGTTGCACCGAGTATTTTCAGCATGACTGTAGCTTGCATGTTGGATGTTGATAATTCCCAGCAAACCTGAAGGGGACCAATCAGACTAACACAGCCACTTAAGTCGGTTGCCGCCCCCAAAGGAATATTACTACCACCTGTAGATCCGAATTGCGGAGAAGGCGCGGAGGCAGTTGTTTGTGGAGAACCCATGAGGTTCTGTACTGGTTGTTTGCTAATGTGTGGAAGTGGATCGTATCCCAGGTACTCAATCGGCATCGTCATTCTCCTGATCTAAGACATAGATGAAAACACTCGTTCAGACTTGTGCTTGTTACTGAATCGATTCTATGAACTGACAATCAGAACACTACGGAATCTGTAGTGATGTAAACTAGTAGTAAACTGGAACAAAACATGGATTAAAGAGCACAAGATAAGTCTTTTGCTGAAGACAAAGGGTCACTTACGGAATCTTTGTAAAGAAGACAAATACTTATTGTGGACAGAACAGTATTCTGAAAGCATGTGTTAAAGAGAACGAAACGCATTTTTGTCTGCAAAAGAACGAACGTTTCAGGAAGTCGGAACTTCCCAGATGATACCTTCCCCCGTACCGTCACCACGAAATCTGATTAGCGGAGCAGCTTGGTTACGGTTCAAGCTCTTGATGGTATCGTTTAATCGTCGTTTCGTATCAACTTCTTCTTTGGGAGGTAGCGGGTCGTCAATTCGGGTTGGCCACCCTTCTTCGTGAAAAACCATCAGAATCATTTCCTGATTAATGGCTGGCCATTTGAAGCGTTTGACGAGTGATTGACCGAACCATAACTCTCGCCGAATATCATGCCATATTGGTTTGATTTCCGTGCGATGAAGCTCATCCAATGGTCTAGAGAATGCTTCCTCAGAAGCGTTTTGCGGAATTTGCAAATTCTCAGCGAACTCCAGACCTTCGTCAGTCAATACAAAACAAGTACGCCGACCGAACGTCATGTTCCCGGATGGACGAAAATCACGTCCATCGTCTTCCTGAATAGTGACTTCTTTGGCATGTTTCAAATAGCCCTGGCATGAGAGCCAACGAAGGTCGTTGTACGTTAATCCCGCCTTTTGCAAACAGGACAATTCGACGGCATAATCCCAGATGGGTCGTTTCGTAGTCGACGAATAATAAGAGGCATCTAAGAGCAGTCGAAAAGCAGCCTCAAACTTTTTTCTTGTAGTCCCCATTTTGCTTTCAGGATGTTTGCCCCATAATACCATAGGTATCTCCCCAATTAAGTTCAACAAAACGATTACTAAATGAATGTCCAAGTCCAGCTGTGTCAAAGCAAGACGGTTTGAAGCCAATCGTTAGTAAAAGAAATGGAATGTAATTGAGTCACCGTAATTCACTAGTAAGTAAGATTAGTATTTTGTCTACCACTATCGTATTAATCTGTTTACTACTGTTATTACAAAGAGATCAATACGTTCTGATTAGCGTAAGATCAATTTTCAAGCTTGAAATAGTGATTGCATTTAAAAAATTCGCAATCATCCTATTTTAACTTTACCTATTTTCGCAAAAGAATTCGCGGCTCTTACTATGGGTAATCGATTTAGCTCCTTGAAGTAAAACTGCGCTAACCCTCCGGTTCCGAAGACCGTAGTAGCTTTAACCACGCTTTGCTTTTGCTTTGATAACGCGTATTAGTGGGGGGATAAGTAGGGGGAATTCTCGAGCGGACTGACTAAAGGTTCGAAGGCTCCTCCAAAGTTCTAGTCAGGCAATCTATGGTATTTGAACAGGTCATCTGGAAGTGGTTTAAATTTCACATTCACAGGTCGACTTTTTTTGCCAGCTGCCCAGCGGAGTAAAACTAATGTGTAACTGCTCTTACTACTGATAACGAACTGGCAAAATATGTCGAATATCTGAAACACGAGACTGCTGAGGCAATTCCTTACGACTCACGAAGAACGACCGACCCTATTGAAATTTGGCAAAGTATTGAGTCGAGCGATTAAAGAATAAATTTCGGTTATCAGTCTAACAACACCTTCCCGATGGTGTCGTGGCAAACAGAATGGCAAACGGAAGTTCCAAAGAATATAAACGAAAATTTCTAGAGACTTATGCGCTAAGGACCGGGCATCCTAACTCAGCAATGATATTGGTGATATCCAGCCTCTATCGATTCGTTGGGAGAGAAGCGTTCGCACCTATGTTTCGTTCAACTGCTTTCTGTAATTTCCTGTTTCTTGCTTTTAAATCCAACTCTGATTCGTCCTTAGCAATCAAGCCAGAAAGGGGGGTATTCGCGAGCAGTTGTTTTGATTTATCTACGACAAACTTTCCTGCATCATAAGTATATCCACCGAATGTTCTTGCCACTCGTGAAGTTGCTTTAGGCACGCCTGTTTTACTTATGAGACCTACGGTTGCTTTAGTAGTACCAGCAGTTACATTTTTAAAAGTAGCTCCAATGGGTAAATGGTTTTTATAAGCGACCTTTGCCCCTCCATCATGGGCAAACGAAATCAGGATCCGACTTTTACCATAACGGTATTCAATCATACTGGCCCAGTAGTGAACTTCAGGAGCACCAGGTAAAAGTTGGACATCAACATAAACTCGGCATTTCGTTTTGGGATGATTCGCTACAATAATCGAGGGGCCACCCGGTAGGTAAGGTCCTTGAAATTTTCTGTTTCCAGTAT
The Gimesia aquarii DNA segment above includes these coding regions:
- a CDS encoding C1 family peptidase gives rise to the protein MMQGLGWVPDISSKSDATPETNSVKQMLGKAGIKYTKPSGLDSSDLPNQVDLRQHFPPVYNQLKTNSCTANAACGLVMYFEKKSYNKIVSPSRLFLYKASRNLLFQPEDKGAYNRTTFQALTFFGVPPEQYWPFNTELVNAEPNAFCYSFATTYQAVAFYRYDPPGRSQADVLQLIKSQLFAQLPAMFGFHVHSSISQAFKDGKIPFPGPDSTDPIAGGHAIVAAGYDDQMQITNTATGETTTGAILIRNSWGNQWGENGYGWLPYKYILSGIATDWWSLLSMNFVDTGQFGFGKDQVSGNTTSAVDDVVKNSETKTSKKMEK